Proteins encoded in a region of the Synechococcales cyanobacterium T60_A2020_003 genome:
- a CDS encoding photosystem II biogenesis protein Psp29 — MNNVRTVSDTKRSFYTLHTRPINSLYRRVVEELMVEMHLLSVNSDFQYDPIYALGVVTSFDRFMQGYQPEADQNSIFVALCQSVESNPQQVRQDAAQIKADAASYTSDSLIDAAANGAAPDGILKSTLQAIAHRSRFKYSRLFAIGLYAVIEQIDSAVTTDEKRLNEIVDRLSEPLHIVADKCKKDLELYRSNLEKMVQAQAVLADVLAADRKKKEQRAQEKAKREAISTSSSETTEESNA; from the coding sequence GTGAATAACGTCCGCACTGTATCTGACACTAAGCGTTCCTTCTACACGCTGCATACTCGACCGATTAACTCTCTTTATCGAAGAGTCGTAGAGGAGTTAATGGTTGAAATGCATCTGCTTTCAGTGAATTCGGATTTTCAGTACGATCCCATCTATGCTCTTGGTGTCGTAACGTCATTCGATCGCTTCATGCAGGGCTATCAGCCAGAAGCCGATCAGAATTCGATCTTTGTCGCTCTATGTCAGTCGGTGGAATCGAATCCGCAACAAGTTCGACAAGACGCAGCGCAAATCAAGGCTGATGCAGCAAGCTACACCTCAGACTCTTTAATAGACGCTGCAGCAAATGGGGCTGCACCAGACGGTATCTTGAAGTCAACTCTGCAGGCGATCGCCCACCGCTCGCGATTTAAGTACAGCCGATTGTTTGCCATTGGGTTGTATGCCGTGATTGAGCAAATTGATAGCGCTGTCACGACCGATGAAAAGCGCTTAAACGAAATCGTCGATCGTCTGAGTGAACCGTTGCATATAGTGGCTGACAAGTGCAAAAAAGATTTAGAGCTTTATCGCAGCAATTTGGAAAAAATGGTGCAGGCTCAAGCGGTATTGGCTGACGTGTTGGCCGCTGATCGAAAGAAGAAAGAGCAGCGTGCTCAGGAGAAAGCAAAACGAGAGGCGATCTCTACTTCCAGTAGTGAGACAACAGAGGAATCTAACGCTTAA
- a CDS encoding STAS domain-containing protein, which translates to MASMDQTIHTTPDGRQIVIMAPSGRLDITTAWQFRLQLQECISTVSPHIIVNLSQVSFIDSSGLTSLVAGMRDADKRRGSFRLCNVHPEAKLVFEVTMMDSVFEIFDTQAEAIEGLANNVSS; encoded by the coding sequence GTGGCCTCCATGGATCAAACGATTCACACCACGCCCGATGGTAGACAGATTGTGATTATGGCTCCAAGTGGACGCTTAGACATCACAACCGCGTGGCAGTTCCGCCTGCAATTGCAAGAGTGCATTTCTACCGTGAGCCCTCATATTATTGTCAACTTGAGTCAGGTTAGCTTTATTGATAGCTCTGGCCTCACCTCACTAGTCGCCGGAATGCGCGATGCTGATAAGCGACGGGGTTCCTTCCGTCTGTGCAACGTGCATCCAGAAGCTAAACTTGTTTTCGAAGTGACGATGATGGATTCAGTGTTTGAGATTTTTGATACGCAGGCTGAGGCAATTGAAGGGCTTGCGAACAACGTGTCAAGTTAG
- the hemF gene encoding oxygen-dependent coproporphyrinogen oxidase, which translates to MVNLSTPDTSVSSTQLPPVDSRDRVSAFLKTLQDEICQGLETLDGSETFHQDAWEREEGGGGRSRVIRDGGVFEQGGVNFSEVWGKNLPPSILTQRPEAAGHEFYATGTSMVLHPRNPYVPTVHLNYRYFEAGPVWWFGGGLDLTPYYPFAEDAIHLHRTLKDACDKHHPEYYPAFKRWCDEYFYLKHRNETRGVGGIFFDYQDGRPAKLYHGPDPQGEAAAYSDAVGVVGPRSWESLFAFVQDCGQAFLPAYIPIVERRKNTEYGDRERQFQLYRRGRYVEFNLVYDRGTIFGLQTNGRTESILMSLPPLVRWEYGYQPEPGSPESKLYEVFLKPQDWLSWDS; encoded by the coding sequence ATGGTCAATCTTTCAACTCCCGATACAAGTGTCTCCTCAACCCAGTTGCCACCTGTCGATTCTCGTGACCGTGTCAGTGCTTTTTTGAAAACGCTTCAAGATGAAATTTGTCAAGGGCTAGAGACACTAGATGGATCTGAAACCTTTCATCAGGATGCGTGGGAACGTGAAGAAGGCGGGGGCGGTCGTTCGCGTGTCATTCGGGACGGGGGTGTATTCGAACAAGGGGGTGTCAATTTTTCGGAAGTTTGGGGCAAAAATTTACCTCCCTCGATCCTGACGCAGCGCCCAGAAGCTGCTGGACATGAGTTTTATGCCACGGGCACTTCCATGGTCTTGCATCCCCGTAATCCCTACGTTCCAACGGTTCATCTCAACTACCGTTATTTTGAAGCAGGGCCAGTCTGGTGGTTTGGTGGGGGGTTAGACTTAACCCCTTACTATCCCTTTGCGGAAGACGCTATTCACCTGCACCGGACTCTAAAGGACGCGTGCGATAAACATCATCCTGAGTACTACCCGGCCTTTAAGCGGTGGTGTGATGAATATTTCTACCTTAAGCATCGCAACGAGACGCGTGGGGTAGGAGGTATTTTCTTCGATTACCAGGATGGCCGTCCAGCTAAGCTTTACCACGGCCCCGATCCTCAAGGGGAAGCCGCTGCCTACAGCGATGCCGTTGGCGTGGTCGGACCTCGTAGTTGGGAATCCCTGTTTGCGTTTGTTCAGGATTGTGGACAAGCGTTTTTGCCCGCCTATATCCCCATTGTGGAGCGTCGGAAAAATACCGAGTATGGCGATCGCGAACGGCAGTTCCAACTGTATCGTCGGGGACGGTATGTAGAATTCAACTTGGTTTACGATCGGGGCACTATCTTTGGCCTACAAACAAATGGTCGAACCGAATCTATCTTGATGTCGCTTCCCCCGCTAGTCCGCTGGGAGTACGGATATCAGCCCGAACCCGGTAGTCCTGAATCCAAGCTCTATGAGGTTTTCCTCAAGCCGCAAGATTGGCTAAGCTGGGACTCGTGA